TTCTATGAAATTGTTGAGTTTGGTTTGATTCAGGAACTCCAGTTAAAAAATCATAAAGATGTGGGCTTTCTGTTTGAGGGGctttcacatttattttcaaaCTCTTGGAATTTGCTATTAGTTTATCCCTGTCCTATACGTAAATTTTCTGTGTAGCAATTCAATAATATGACCAATTTACAAATCATTTTGTTCATAGTAATTAATGTATTTAAATATAGCTTTGTTTTCACCCCACCTTTCCCCAGtagatgctcaaggcagctaacaaagttTTATCTACTAAAGATTACTTAATGTTCTGTTTTAACACATAGCAAACCAGAACTTTCTCATTTTTCCAGCCTCATGGATAAAGTGGCTTAAGAGATTTTATATCATATTTACTGACGTAGGCAACAGGTAAATGTTAGTCATTCTGCTGTTAGCATCTTGGCAATCTAGAGTCTAAAATGAGGATCTTTAATAGATATCTGGTCTGCTATCCCATGCAGTTGGCTCTGGAGGAGGACACCTGGCAATAAGAGAGCCCTTACTCAAGTTTATTCTGCTGAAAAACTGACATCTAACCAGTCTTTCTTACAGGTGCTGCATCTAAGACACAGTGGAAACCTAAGACACTCCAGGAAAGCCCCTTTTAGCACACTAGTGCCAACTGATGGTGAGCTTTTTTGTCAGTTACTGTTTCATTTTGAGTGCATTTTTATAGTTCCTGGGTGCCTAAGCAAGAACACTTGTTTTTATTCTGAATAGTTAAATGCTGGTATGACAATGTCTAGCTCTCAAGTGCTTCTCACACTCTAAGCACTCCCCACTTTCCCTTATTCATGCAAGACTGCTGTGTTTTGTACTTTCAAAAGCATAAACATATCAGTTATCTGGAAGTTCCATATAAGCATGGAACACGGTGAATAAAATTATGCACTGTGTTGGAGTGCAGGCACCTGAAAAGGACGAGTTCAGCCTTGAGATCTGGTGAGAACTGCCAGACCTGTTAAATGGCTATTCTAAATCTTGGTTCTGTTTGGAGTCTTCTGCACTTCAGGAGCACAAAATTCAGCTCGAAATTTAGCAAGGAAGAAACCCAGCAACATCTCTTCCTTAGGGGTTGTGCTCTGTGTACTATGAAGAATACTCCTCAACCACCAGTTAGAGGAATCTTGTGCCATTTGCTGACTTTGAAGGCAGTCATTTATATGGGCTTTCAAAGTGAGCCCTGAGGGATGAGCGAAAAAATTTCCCAGTCGTATACCCCTTGCAGACATTTAGGAAGGTGTTTTAAGCCTCAATTTCACTAAGCTTTCCAAAGATGTATTTTAACTTACTTTTCAATCatctattccaggggtgcccaaaccccgacccggggggccacttgcggccctcaggggctcccaatccggcccacggggagcccccagtctccaatgagcctctggccctccagagacttgctggagcccatgctggccgacgcaactgctctaagtgtgaggatgactgttcaacctctcacctgagctgtgggacgagggctccctcgactacttgctatttcacttctgtgatgcagcagtggtagcaaacaaaaggccagccttgctttgtgcaaggccttttatagacctcaagctactgcaagaccttcattcattcatataagttgcatctctaatatattcatttatgtaaatttattcaaattttaaacgtaatttgattctttttttccccggcctccgacacagtgtcagagagatgatgtggccctcctgccaaaatgtttggacacccctgatctattcaGTAattctcgaacttttagcacctggatctactttttagaatgacaatctgatgagatccaccagaagtaatgtcatggcggggagtgacatcatcaagcaggaaaatttttaacaaccccatacaacaaaatcaaatttaagtaaattaaaagttaacaaaaagtataagttgaaaaatttatttaaaataaagaaccatcctaaccctcccaagcagatgctgatctgttaaaaaaaaaaataccccaagCATCtcaaaggttgcaattctatccacacttacccaagagtaagccccattgactatcattgttaaaagcatgtacgtGGTAGCCTgtacaagtacagatctgtagcatgtccccaactgcagtcaagtaccatggtaacatcaagtctaatacattaaaatcaaaatacacattgaaatgaatggggacccacctgaaattagctagCAATctacctagtaggtcccaacccatagtttgagaagcaTTGATCTATGTAATTGTTCTGGTTAGATGTTTTAAATATGCCTTTTTTCTAGAAGTGACTATTAACTATAAGCAtgggctgcctgcaataaccctcaCGTTACCATCAAGAAAGGAACGCTGCCAGTTTACCATCAAGCCAATGATGATGACTGTGGGAGATTTCCTGCAGGACATACAGAGAGAAGATAAAGCAATTGAAAAAGTAGAAGTCTTCACAGCAGGTACTAACACTGCAATTGCTCTTTAAAGTAAAACTGTTCAACTCTAGCTACTGACATGCATCCTCATCCTTCAGGAGATGTGACAAGCAGAATCTGAGGCTGACATTGGTGTGCATCTGCCAGAGCCTGTGCCCCCAGCATTGGGCCTGGTCAttgcctgcctcctctgaagcAGAGCGTGAGAGTGGGTGGCAACTTTGAAGATGTGTGTGGACGGAGACAGGATGGGCACTCAGAGGAACGTTGCCCCCAAAACAAGAACTGTAGCGTTTTCGTTGTTACTTCAAATGTTTAGTTCTCAACAGGTAGAATTCTTAATTTTGATGCCAATAATGTTCTCTCTTTACTAAAGTTCTTAATTGTAGCATTCATTTGGATACACTTTTGAATCTTTTTCTGCCAAAGGGATTACTtgagcaaaagaaaaaggaaaatttgTATCTTTGGGAGATTTTTGGTAAAAATCTGTGGGTTCCCCAAAGGTTGTTGGAATTGCATGCTATATGTTCCTAtactgaaaggaagaaaagaatatTAGAAATATTTAGATCTTCAACTTCTGGTGAAGTGATGAGCAGACTTTCAGTACAAATGTCACTTTGGTTctgtacctttaagaggggatggcATGAAGTCTGGCTGACAGTTATTCACCTGATTCATTCCATGGAAGAATATCTCTTGCAGAAGACTGTGGTGGTCCAGAAAGGACTAGGGAACTTGGTGTATTTCTCCCCAACTGTCTTAATCCCTTTTGGGATGGCTTAACATTACAACTGGTGCAAAAGAGATTGCATTTTTATTTACAACCCATAAAAGTTAATAACACAAATAGACATCAAGCAGAATGTTTCACACATATAaatgtttaatttcttttttttccatttaaatgaTACTGTGTCAGATTTTGTCCCTAGGAAAGTGGGTATGAAAAAATTCACTGTATGTGGTTTTCATCTCCAGTAATCAGAAACCCAGCATGAATCTAGATGACAGAATTCCAATCTGGATGTGCCAGAATGGGTTTGCCTGCAGCGCAGTTGGTTTGTGTGATAGATGCACCAGGAGACCAGCCAAGTTTCAAGCTAGCAGTCAAATGTTTTGTCAAAGCCTTCAGTGTGCTAAGGATAATATTGGTATACAGGGgtccccatatctgcggatcccaaTATCTGCATTTTCAGGTATCTATGAATCAGATTCACAGGGACCACTGTGCCCCCTtcggaggtgagggaagctggactcccctcacctctgggagggttttctgaggcccacagaagctgtgTGTGCCCACAAGCAGGtgctgtgggcctcagaacagctgaaaaggcaaaaaacaaATAACAAAAAAACCCCTGCAATTTCCAGGTTTTGATCGGCTACAGGGGGGCATCCCCTTAtattctgcagtttcacttaactgtgggggttctggaatggaaccaccGCAGAtgtgggggcacgcctgtattggCATCGTGCCTTTGTCAGAGCTTCACAAAAGCAAAATATCCATTAAACATACCCTCCATTTTTATCataattgtttgtttttttgtaatgTATTGAATAAAGCAGACTTGAAAGCATGAGAGActgtttttgtgtttttcatGCACTCAAACCCATTTTCGCAAGTGTATGCTTGAAACGGCTAATGGGTTTAACAGAACAGATATTTTCTCCTAGCTGTCAGTCTCATCTCCAGtgactttttccttttttccatcaTGCTTCAATAAGTCTTTTGGAACAAGCCGATGTATATACAGTCCTCCACTTCCTGATTCTCACTATTGATTTCCTCTCCCTCAATTCTACTTGAGTTTTACCTGCCTAACACTGATCAACACTGTAATGAAAATTCCCTTTTGGTTATGTTTTGAGATTACAATTCTCtaccaattaaaaaacaaagggtCACACCAAAGAATATTgaataaagaaacaaaaatgccAGCCCCAGTTGTGTCCTTACAGCAAAGAGCAGCTGTTCTCCCACCCCTTCTACTTGCATGCATATACATTATCCTGGAAAAGTGCCTAGTGATGTACAGAGGTCCTTCAGCATCCATTGATTTGACCATGTACTGATGGTGGGAGACACTCTCTAGTGCTTCTGGAAGCCATTTCTGGCTTTTTTTGCCCCAGGTGCTGAAAAAAAGTGTTCAGttgtaaaaacattttaaaaagttaaacaaACAAGCTCTTTACCTTAGCATCACAAACCATGCTGGCTGCAGGACAATCTGGCAACGAGTCAAAGAGATACCaagaaacatgcatttttgcaacttaaGTCCAAGCACCATCCCTTCTAATACTGTCATATTTTCTTCTGCAGATGGCAGTGCAATCTCAGCTTCAACACTGATGGAAATCTTGTTGATGAATGACTTTAAACTTGTAATCAATAGTGCTGAATACAGCATACATCCCCCGCTGAAAGGTACACAATTCCAGTGCTTTTGAGTTGTTGGGAGAGTTGTTTTTGAGTTGTTGGGAGAGTGATAACTTTTAAGCATTTGCTATCTGATAACATGGTCAGCCACTTTGGTATATTTTTCTATGATAAGCATAGTAATAAATATTAATTCTGGGCCACAGCCAAGATTTACTGTATCAGTTGAGCTTAGTAGTGACTCCAGTTTTGACTTTCAGACAAAATGAGGAGCGAGCATACTGCAGAAATGGATGACATCAAGTCCATGGTCCATAGGTTATTTACAGCCCTTCATTTGGAAGATTatcagaagaggagagagagagaattaatcCAAAAACTGGAACTTCTGAAAGAGCAGCTGTTACCCCTAGAACAGGTTTGCAAAATGTTATTTCATTTTAGATTATCCCTTGTTGCTCTGATCTACAAGGACTTGAATATTAACTAGTCCTAGATCAGTAGCCCAGGATACTTGTCTAATAGTAGCTGTAAGATTAAAGGAGAATTACTTGGATTGCAGAGGAAGAGTGTACCTCAGACCCATCATAATGAGACTGCCTTCCTGAAAGCAATAGCTTTTGTGCTGTGGAACAGGCCAGCTGAATAAATCATTTGACGCTTCTTCTGTCTTCACCAAGGAAACTATTTGCAGGTGGCCAAATGAACTCAAATCCGTCTTTTGGAGAAGGCAGCTTTTTGAATACATTTGAGAGTATAATGAGGGAGAAGAGCATACTTGAACATTGTTCCCTTGTTCACTTTTCCTAGATGAAAGCTGGAATTGCCACAGAAGCTAATGTCAAGACTTCTCGTCTTTTGTGGATTGGCTTAGCCTTGTTGTCGACCCAAGGTGGAGCCCTGGCCTGGCTTACTTGGTGGGTCTATTCATGGGATATAATGGAGCCTGTCACTTATTTTATCACCTATGGAAGTGCCATGGCATTCTATGCTTACTTTTTGCTTACCAAACAGGTGAGTCCTATTATACGAACATATTTAAGGCAGTAATATACACTGAAAGGTGTAATTCTCATACAGCAattcctcacttaaagttgtcaataggttcttaGAAGCTGCAACTTTAAGTAAAGTGAGTTGTAATGAAACCAATTTCACCACTGGCTATTTGATATACTTAAACAAGAGTTATGTTTCTACAAAAATATTTCTGGTTACAAAAACATCACCAAGtgtctaaataaagacccaaaacacttcttcTAATATtcaacattgaaataaatgtgagctttccgggCCAGAGAAAACACACTCTGACATTGCTACGCAGTGACTTTggccaggaatcaattttttgttctcatcaactttataactttgcaaactgccttgagtgcccttgactGTAGTAGTTTATAGCCAGctttctattttaaataaataataaatataacaaaatGACTTAAAACGCAACGACTTTAAATGAGGATTTGCAGTACTTGAAATCAAAACTGGAAGATATAGTTGTATAGCAATGAAACTATCATGCTAAAGATGTTTACGTGTTACCTTTACTTGGCAGAACGTGTATGACATTTCACTAATTTCTATACTGGCTCCATATGGTATTTATGTTCAAAACTTGGTTTTACCTGGGAAGCCGTCATTGCTTAATCCTAAATTCTTGAAAGTTCCTTTTCTGTGCATTACCATCTCTTTAATCATCAAAGTATGCCTCCCCAATGATGCAACTCGTGCATCATATCCAGAGAGTTGCTTTATTTTTCTATTAATAATGCACAGTTTATTAGATTTTGTCCTCTTAAAAATCTCTCCCTGATTCCTAGTTTGATTATGTCTATAATGAAATAAAATTAGTCATATGCAAGAGATGCCATGCAGTAACTTTCTGTCATCTTGGGAAAGTGGTCCTGTGAGACCTCCATGTGGTGAAAATACAAGTTAGCCCAATatgtaagagcataagaaaaggcTTGTTGGATCAGGTCAGTGGCCCATCTGATTCTGGATgatgtttcccacagtggtccacaagcaggaaagaaaggcagacttcccccccctcccccgttgtTCCCTTGTGGCTGGTGTCGAGAGGCATAATGCCATTGAACTCAGAAGTACTGCATACTGCAGATTCGAGTCGTGTCggagtcattgacacaggtgactTCAGTGTACATGTATGAGTTAATGAAAACAtatgtttttgtgactcggacttgaATCACCTGACTCGACAGGTGGAGTACAATATTGTAGTAAGTACACCTTGGGTCTGATTCACCAGGATTCTTAAGACACCAGATGTTCTTAAGACATCATTTCTAACATTTTGGTGGAACATGGTAAGATGAGAGTCATGATGATATTTCCACCTCAGAACTTTTATGAGAATAAACCTTTGATAGCTTCCAGAAGTGTTTTTGATCTGGTTTTGATGGATGAAGTTGGACTGGCATGATGTGGTTGTAGCTCTAGTTGGTACGTGTCATTTCATTGACAAGGTATAGTGTGTATTTATTTcacttgcaggggagggggggagaatgaaATATCTACAGAAAATGAAAAGTCTTTACAATTGTTCATCTTGTGGTTGAAGACTTCAGCATACAGCTTGAGTTTtcttatttgcgagggttccatttccagaattCATGTGGGTgacaaaaatcgcattaaagcaaatccatttagaaaacaatgtccctttgctaagtgatttaaaaacagccttgttgacctttgtgatataagacagaACCCactaggcagacaatccatcaatcagtgtctctccaggcattcagaaaggcttcactctgacccctcccttcatccacagcatagtgctgggaaagaatgcaaagtgtttATCATTCTTTCATATTTTCGGGGGAAGGGAGgtgtcacttgccttggagtgaagctgttctaagtgcctggaaaatGACTGATGAACTGTCAACAgactgccctctctcgcattagcaaggctattgttaaatgacttttttcctttaattgaaagggcccttctcatcacgctgagataaaaaaaaaatctagcccCTTTCTCTGTTTTACAGGCTAGGGCCACCCTTAAACTTTTATCTTGGATTGTGGCAGGTTGGATTAAGAAGCTAAATGACTTGGATTTTATAACCTTTCTGAGGGCCTTAGATGTAATCCTGGTCCAGGAAACCTGGATGGTGGAGAGTGTCGCTCTGCAGGGTAAATCTCTCATTCTCTACCAGTGGTAAAATCTAACTCTGAGGGCCGTCCCTCTGTGGGGCTTGCAGTTCTGGTCTCACACTACCTACATTCATGTTACTAATGGTGGACAATCTTTGCAAAATCCAGGTCGTCAAAGTGGTATTACCTAAATTAGTAGTTATAATTGTAAACATGTATTTGCCAGTTATGCTAAGGCCCAAAGGGTTCAACAGTGGAGCTGTTTAGGCCAAACCTTGGAAGACCTGGAATGCAGATTTCCACGAGCGACCTTGATAATTTGTGGAGATATGAATGCGAGGGTAGGACAGGGGGCAGGGATTTTTTATAAAGCCTTAGACATTCCTTGAGGCTTCGCCCGCCCCCCCCGATATGTTCCTTTACAAGACATCCAAAAGATAAGTTGATTAACCCAGTAGGATTGTCTCTGGCTAAACTAAGTGTATCTAGAAATTTTATATGACTTAatggtctacatcaggggtgtccaaaccttttggcaggagagccacatcatctctctaacactgtcaggagccggggggggggagttaatttcaaatttgaataaatttacataaatgagtatattagagatggaacttatatgaatgaatgaaggtcttctaatagctcaaagcctataaaaggccttgtacaaagcaaggtcagcctttcctttgctgacactgatgcatcacagatgtgcaacagcaagcagtggagggagccctcatccaacagctcacacaagaggttgaacagctggctgtcatgctgagagcagttgcatcaggccagcactggctccagcaagtctccagagggccagagctcattggagactgggggcacccagttggccggattgggagtcggtaaggtctgcaagtggccccagggccagggtttgggcaccccggtctacATGACTTGGGTGATATTGGAGAGTTTGCATACATCTCTCCTTTGGGCTCTAGTGTAATAGATTACATGATGATGCCTCCCTCCATATTGCCGCATGTTACAGAATTTCAGGTGGGGGAACCCATGTTTAGTGACCACCTGCTACTGATATGCCACTTTGATTTCGAACCAAACCCTTTAAGCCAAAAACTGGTGGGATCTATGAGATGCACTTCAAAAATCCTTCCAAAAATGCAACTTAATCACTCAAGCAATTGTAAGCTTCAAGAGTTACTCACAAGGGAATTAGTGGGCAGAGTAGGATCTATTTTATCAGACTCAGTTAGGTTGAATTGTATGAGGGACTTGTTGAGGCTATAGTGTCTTCCCTGGGACAGGCACCAAAGCAGCATGAGCCAGGTCATTTTTCTCATCGTCAATTCCTGCTTGAGCAGGAAGAGTGTCTTGCTCTAAAGGCTAATTGTAGGAAGCTCTAtagcagtgatggctaaccttttagagaccaagtgcccaaaatgcaacccaaaacccacctatttatccctcaaaatggccatggtgccagaagattggaggatagcaaatgtcacaccaatttttaaaaagggaaagaggggggacccgggaaactataggccggtcagcctaacatccataccgggtaagatggtggaatgcctcatcaaagataggatctcaaaacacatagacgaacaggccttgctgagggagagtcagcatggcttctgtaagggtaagtcttgcctcacgaaccttttagaattatttgaaaaggtcaacaggcatgtggatgcgggagaacccgtggacattatatagctggactttcagaaggcgtttgacacggtccctcaccaaaggctactgaaaaaactccacagtcagggaattagaggacaagtcctctcatggattgagaactggttgaagaccaggaaacagagaggtgtcaatgggcaattttcacaatggagagaggtgaaaagcggtgtgccccaaggatctgtcctgggaccggtgcttttcaacctcttcataagcgacctggagacagggttgagcagtgaagtggctaagtttgcagatgacaccaaacgtttccgagtggtaaagaccagaagtgattgtgaggagctccagaaggatctctccagactggcagaatgggcagcaaaatggcagatgcgcttcaatgtcagtaagtgtaaagtcatgcacattggggcaaaaaatcaaaactttagatataggctgatgggttctgagctgtctgtgacagatcaggagagagatcttggggtggtggtggacaggtcgatgaaagtgtcgacccaatgtggcagtgaagaaggccaattctatgcttgggatcattaggaagggtattgagaacaaaacggctaatattataatgccgttgtacaaatctatggtaaggccacacctggagtattgtgtccagttctggtcgccgcatctcaaaaaagacatagtggaaatggaaaaggtgcaaaagagagcgactaagatgattacggggctggggcaccttccttatgaggaaaggctacggggtttgggcctcttcagcctagaaaagagacgcctgaggggggacatgattgagacatacaaaattatgcaggggatggacagagtggatagggagatgctctttacactctcacataataccagaaccaggggacatccactaaaattgagtgttgggtgggttaggatagacaaaagaaaatatttctttactcagcgtgtggtcggtctgtggaactccttgccacaggatgtggtgctggcgtctagcctagacacctttaaaaggggattggacaagtttctggaggaaaaatccattacggggtacaagccatgatgtgtatgcgcaacctcctgattttagaaatgggttatgtcagaatgccagatgcaagggagggcaccaggctgaggtctcttgttatctggtgtgctccctggggcatttggtgggccgctgtgagatacaggaagctggactagatgggcctatggcctgatccagtggggctgttcttatgttcttatgttcttatgacatgcacaggagcaggctctaaggctgcaatcccagccactctttcctaggagtaagtctcattgactctaatggggcttacgtctgagtagacatgcataggagtgggctctcaggctccaatcccagccacgctttccccaatgactttaatgagactgactcctgagtagacatgcatagaagtgggttctcaggctgcaatccaagccgcactttcctgggagcaagccccaatgactctaatgggacttccttctgagtagacatgcatgggtttgggctcttaaactaccagcacccccccccctttgactagggctgcaatcctaccctcactttcctgggagtaagccccactgactacagtgaacttacttctgagtagatatgcagtcctacagtaggattggggtctgaggctgcaatcccagccacactttccttggagcaagccccaagcagcagcagcagctttgctgagcctGCCCGACacgccttaccccagacaggggagggaggaagcgctcccattggactgctgggggtgactcctccccgggggcctggctcttccccctgctgtccattcCTCCATCCCCCGTTGGCCtcgcccctccctgctcctggctGCTGGCGCCTTCCAGGGGTGTTGAGCAGAGTATtgcgcctggcagctggggcgatGGCTTCGAGTGCCTACCAACAACCTTCCGCATACCCTCCGTGGCatgcgtgccataggttagccatcactgctctATAGGGCATCTGAGCAAGCAGTGATGCCAGCCCAGTACTTTACATTGAAGCAAACCTTAATCATAGCTATTAGAGATAAACAACGGGCATTTTTAAAAGGTCAGTGGAATTGCCTATCGCAGACCACTTGGTCAAATAATAGCAAACAATTTTGGAAGGTCGTGGTGGGTGTATCATGTAAGCACTTTCACTTGCCATTTTCTATGAGAATACTAGAGTACTCTCTTATTTGGATGGGCCCTCCCTTGACAATATATCCGAGTGGTCACTGCTTTCCATTGCTGAAATCATGGACCTTATCAGTCAACTAAAAGCACGTAAGGCGCCTGACCCTGATGTGCAACTCCCTGACCTGATTAAAGTACAGCTGGAATTGTGGGCCCCACTTCTTGCCCAGCTCTTAACTCTGGTAGATAAAACAGCCCAAATCCCTAAGGCTTGGTCTAAAGCCATTATAATACCAATTTACAAAAAGGGGGATACTAGAGGACCAGGAAGTTACAATCCCATTAGCTTGCTTTCAATTATCAGTAAGATATACGCGAAACATTTATTAACTAGATTACTGGATTGGATCGAGGTTGAATGATATCCTGGGCCCGGAACAGGCGGGATTCAGAAAGGACAAATCCATCTTTGATCACTGTATGGTCCTTTCTCATCTTATCAACAAACAGTCATCCCGGGCTAATGGTTATCTCTTTGTGGCCTTTTTGGACTCAAAGGGGTGCTTTTGACACTGTTGTTAGAGATATTCTGTGGCGTAAACTTTCCCATTTGGGAATGGATAGAAGACTCTTCATACTGATTAGGAAGTTATATTCAGATAATAGTTGCCAGATAAGAGTCTCCCTCAGAGGCAACCTTTCAGAGCCAATTCCTCTTAAtaaaggggtgaaacagggttgcATTCTGGCTCCAGCTTTGTTTAACTTATTTATAAACAACCTCAATAAACATCTTAAAGAGATCAATGCCCACAGCCCCAAAATAGGCTCCAGTCATATACCACTTCTCTTATATGCTATGATTTTACTGTCAACTTCAAGGGTAGGTCTGAGACATTTGAGAACTTGCTGTATTGACTATCTTAAGAAAAATGAGCCACACCTAAATTTTGACAAATCTAAGATAGTTGTATTTGGCAAATATCGGAAACTTCTCAATTGGTCTTTTGAAGGGAAGGTTACTGAACAGGTAAGAGTTCAaatatcttgtctgatcttggaagctaagcagggtcaggcgtggttagtacttggatgggagaccgcctcggaatactgggtgctgtaggcttataccatagtcttttgagactgaaggttgccaaccattttatttcCACCATAAGCATTCTTGGGCTACATGTCGCAAAATGGCAGTGAATTTAGCCAAGGTTACGACCCAAGCAATCATGCGCTTCCCTTTGACCAGGGGTAACTCCTACATCCCAGCTGCACTGCTGGCCTTTAATGCAAAAACTATCTCCCAGTTCTTACATGGAATTCCAGTTTGGTTATCGGGCCTTGATTGCACAATCAAGAGAGTGCAGGCGATATTTTTATGTAAGATCCTAGGGGTGCCACGCTGTGTAGCCTATGCAACTCTTTGTTTAGGAGCAGGACAGCACAGATTGGAAACCCTG
This genomic interval from Tiliqua scincoides isolate rTilSci1 chromosome 6, rTilSci1.hap2, whole genome shotgun sequence contains the following:
- the MCUB gene encoding calcium uniporter regulatory subunit MCUb, mitochondrial isoform X1; this encodes MLLLRGGWRAPPGLLAPLAGGGKRRGGCLLQGGRLRVLHLRHSGNLRHSRKAPFSTLVPTDEVTINYKHGLPAITLTLPSRKERCQFTIKPMMMTVGDFLQDIQREDKAIEKVEVFTADGSAISASTLMEILLMNDFKLVINSAEYSIHPPLKDKMRSEHTAEMDDIKSMVHRLFTALHLEDYQKRRERELIQKLELLKEQLLPLEQMKAGIATEANVKTSRLLWIGLALLSTQGGALAWLTWWVYSWDIMEPVTYFITYGSAMAFYAYFLLTKQDYIYPDARDRQFLHYFHQKSKSRRFNADRYNKLKEDVAEVEESLKRLKDPLRLRLPIQEINDKQ
- the MCUB gene encoding calcium uniporter regulatory subunit MCUb, mitochondrial isoform X2 produces the protein MLLLRGGWRAPPGLLAPLAGGGKRRGGCLLQGGRLRVLHLRHSGNLRHSRKAPFSTLVPTDVTINYKHGLPAITLTLPSRKERCQFTIKPMMMTVGDFLQDIQREDKAIEKVEVFTADGSAISASTLMEILLMNDFKLVINSAEYSIHPPLKDKMRSEHTAEMDDIKSMVHRLFTALHLEDYQKRRERELIQKLELLKEQLLPLEQMKAGIATEANVKTSRLLWIGLALLSTQGGALAWLTWWVYSWDIMEPVTYFITYGSAMAFYAYFLLTKQDYIYPDARDRQFLHYFHQKSKSRRFNADRYNKLKEDVAEVEESLKRLKDPLRLRLPIQEINDKQ